CGTGCACGAACGGCGTGGTACCGCTTGCCGCGATTCCGACGACCACATCGCGGTCGGAGAGCTTCTGTTCGGTGATCGCGGCCGCGCCATCCTCCGCGCGATCTTCCGCCCCCTCGATCGATCGCACCAATGCGGCAGGACCGCCGGCGATGATCCCCTGCACCATCTCCGGTGGCGTGCCGAAGGTCGGCGGGCACTCCGAGGCATCGAGGACGCCGAGGCGCCCCGACGTGCCGGCCCCGACATAGAAGAGCCTGCCGCCGCGACGGAATGCGCCCTCGACCAGGCCGATGGCCGTGGCGATTGCCTCGCGAGCGCGTCCGACGGCCGGCGCCACCGTCGAATCCTCTGCGACGAAGAGGTCGACCAGCTGCAATGGGTCGGCGGTATCGATCTCCGCCGACCGTGGATTCCGGCGCTCGGTGGCGCGGAGCGGTTCGCTCGATGCAGTCATGGCGCCCGGGTGAGCGTGAGCGGTGCGAATCGAAGCAATATAGGCCGCCGCCTCGGCTCCGCTGCTATTCTTCTCCACCCCATTCCGCCGTCGTGAGGGACCCGATGCCGTTCTCCCGCACTTGCCGAATTGCCACCTTCACTACCGCCATGATCACCGGCGTCGCATCGGTCGCGCCGGCACAGGGGGCGCCGTCGGTCAACGTCTCGCCCACCTGGCGGTACGCCGGCAAGGCACGCGTCGCGACCGGTGCCCACGGCATGGTCGCTTCCGGGAGCGCCATCGCGAGTGAAGTCGGTCGCGACATCCTCAAGGCAGGAGGCAACGCCGTCGACGCGGCGGTCGCCACCGGCTTTGCGCTCGAGGTCACGCACCCCGAAGCCGGCAACATCGGCGGGGGCGGCTTCATGATGATCCGGATGAAGGACGGCAGGACCTACGCGCTCGACTATCGGGAAACCGCGCCGGCGGCAGCAACGCGCAACATGTATCTCGATTCGACCGGCAAGGCGATCCCCGGCAAGAGTATCTCGGGAGCGCTGGCCTCGGGAGTTCCCGGCTCGGTGGCCGGGATGCTGGAGGCGCAGAAGCGATTCGGTCACCTCCCGCTCGCCCGGGTCATCGATCCGGCGATTCAACTCGCGCGCGACGGCTTCGTCGTCGACTCCTTCCACGCCCGCTCGATCGCCAGCGCCGCCCGGCGCTTCACGCAGTACTCGCCGGCGGCGCTCGCCCAGTACTCGATCGACGGCAAGCCGCCGGCACCTGGCGCGCTGCTGAAGCAGCCCGATCTTGCGCGCACCCTCGAAGCGATCCGCGATCACGGCCGCGACGGCTTCTACAAGGGACCGGTGGCGAAGGCGATCGCCGACGAGATGCAGCGCGACGGCGGGATCATCACCGAAGCCGACCTGGCGGCGTACCAGCCGAAGTGGCGCGATCCGGTGAAGGCGACGTACCGTGGCTACACCATCTACTCGATGCCGCCGTCTTCCTCCGGTGGCGCCACGCTCGCGTTGATCCTCAACATCATGGAGGGATTCGGCCCGCTGCCGCCGTTCGGCTCGACGGCGCTGGTTCATCGCGAAGCGGAGGCCATGCGCCGCGCCTTCACCGACCGCAA
This region of Gemmatimonadales bacterium genomic DNA includes:
- the ggt gene encoding gamma-glutamyltransferase gives rise to the protein MITGVASVAPAQGAPSVNVSPTWRYAGKARVATGAHGMVASGSAIASEVGRDILKAGGNAVDAAVATGFALEVTHPEAGNIGGGGFMMIRMKDGRTYALDYRETAPAAATRNMYLDSTGKAIPGKSISGALASGVPGSVAGMLEAQKRFGHLPLARVIDPAIQLARDGFVVDSFHARSIASAARRFTQYSPAALAQYSIDGKPPAPGALLKQPDLARTLEAIRDHGRDGFYKGPVAKAIADEMQRDGGIITEADLAAYQPKWRDPVKATYRGYTIYSMPPSSSGGATLALILNIMEGFGPLPPFGSTALVHREAEAMRRAFTDRNRYLGDPDFEKLPMLPTMESKAYATKLRESIDVNHATPTPPFDPSIKDGPSTTHYSVVDGDGDAVSTTTTLNDSYGSAVLVTGAGFLMNDEMDDFATVPGKPNMFGLVQGEINAIKPGKRMLSAMTPSIVLDKSNKLYMVVGTPGGPTIITQVYHVISNVIDHAMSLPDAVAAPRTHHQGLPDEIDLDNGGFTAALVDSLKAMGHTVRMKGGGDVQAIIRTSQGWQGVSDPRGGGKPAGY